CGCGACGGCCCGTCGCGCACGGCACCGTCGAGGTTCACGGAGCCGAGCCGCCCGGGGTGGTCCCGCGCGCTGCCGGTTCCCGCAGAGAGGCAGTCGCCGACCATGAACGTCCGCCGCAGTGCCGCGGCTCTCGCCGCCCTGGGTGTGCTGGCCGCAGCCGCGCCCGCCACGGCCGCCGATTCGTCCCCGTCCGCCTCCCCGAAGGTGACCGTGCCCGCCGGCCTGTACGGCAGGACGGACCCGACGTACGACGGTGTCTGGCGCCAGTCGCTGGCGCTGCTCGCGCAGCGGACCGTCGGCTACCGCCCGGCCGCCTCGGCCGTCGACTGGCTGACCGGGCAGCAGTGCGCCGACGGCGGCTTCGCCGCCTTCCGGGCCGACACCGCCAAGCCCTGCGGCGGCAAGACCGGCGCCCAGCCCGACACCAACAGCACGGCCGCCGCCGTCCAGGCGCTGCAGGCGCTCGGCGGTCACGACACCGAGATACGCAAGGCCCTGGTCTGGCTGTCGTCCCAGCAGAACAAGGACGGCGGCTGGGGCTACACCCCCGGCTCCCCGAGCGACACCAACTCCACCGGTGTCGTCGCCGGCGCGTTCGCCGGAGCCGGCCAGGACCCCGCCAAGCTGCACCTCGGCAGCAAGAACCCCTACGACCTGCTGGCCAAGTGGTCGCTGCCGTGCGACGGCGACGCGGCCGGCGCGCTCCCCTACCAGCCGGACAAGAAGGGCAAGCTGACCGGCAACCCGGACGCGACGGCGGCCGCCGTGCTCGGCGCCCTCGGCAAGACCCTCGCGGCCGGTGCCGGCAAGGCCCCCGAGCAGGGGTACGTCTGCGCCGGCTCCGGCAAGCCGCTCACCCCCGCGCAGGTGGCGAACAACGCCTCCGCCTACCTGGCGGGCGCCATGGCCGGCGACCCGTACCTGAAGTCGGCGCTGCCCGGCGCCAAGGACCAGCCCGACTACGGCAACACCGCGGACGCCGTCGTCGCGCTCGCCGCGGACGGCTGGACCCGTCAGGCGAAGAAGCCGTACGCCTGGCTGGAGAAGAACGCGGCGAAGTGGGCGGAGCAGAGCGGCCCGGCCGCCTACGCCGAACTGGTCTTCGCCGCCCACGCGATGGGCGACGACCCGCGCCACTTCGGCGGTACGGATCTGGTGCGGGCGCTCAACGCGACGGGTCCGGCGCCGAAGGCCGGGAGCGCGGCGCACTCCGAGGCGAAGGCCGCCGAGGACGACTCGCACACGGGCGTCTGGTGGATCGTCGGCGTCGGCCTGGTCGCGGGCGTCGGCATCGGGTTCCTGCTCAGCGGCCGGAAGAAGAAGGCACGGTCGTGACCACCGTCCGCCGTGCCGCCGCCCTGCTGGCCGCCGTGCTCGTCGTGGTGGCCGGCGCGGCCCAGGCGCATGCCGCCGGGTACCGCTACTGGTCGTTCTGGGAGCGGGACGGGGCCCGGTGGACGTACGCCACCCAGGGCCCGGCGACCGCGCGCCCCGACGACGGCAGTGTGCAGGGCTTCCGGTTCGCGGTGAGCGAGGACTCCGCGGACGCGAGCCGGCCGCGCGGTGCGGCGGACTTCGCCACCATCTGCGCGGGCACCCCGGCCCGTCCGGGCCACAAGCGCGTCGCGCTGGTCCTCGACTTCGGCACCCCGGCGGACGCGCCGTCCGGTGAGACGCCGCCGGCCCGCCGCACGGCCTGCGCCCGGGTGTCCGAGGACGCCACGGCGGCCGACGCCCTGGCGGCGGCCGCGAAACCGCTGCGCTACGACGCCAACGCCCTGCTGTGCGCGATCGCCGGCTACCCGCACAAGGGCTGCGGGGAGCAGGTGTCGGCGGGGAAGGCACCGGCGGCCGGCGCCGGTACGAAGTCCGGCTCGGAGGCGAACCACGAGTCCGGTTCGCACGGCGGTCCCTCGCTGGGCCTGCCGATCGGCGCGGCGGTGGTCGCGCTGCTCGCGGGCGCGGCCGTCTGGCAGGCGCGGCGGCGCGGGAATGCGTAGCGGCGCCGGTGACCGCGCGCGGCCGGCGGCCGGTCGCGCGGTCCGCGGCACCGCCGGGGCGGCCACCGCCGCCCCGGCCGTCGCCCGGCACCGGCGCCGTGCGCCCCTGCACCCGGGGGCCTGGTGGCTCTGGTCGCTCGGCCTCGGCACGGCGGCCACCCGTACCACCAACCCCCTGCTCCTCGCGCTTCTCATGGCCGCGGCCGGCTATGTGGTGGCCACCCACCGCTCGGCCGCTCCCTGGGCCCGCTCCTACACCGCGTTCGCCAAGCTCGCGGTCGCCGTGCTCGTCGTCCGTCTCGCCTTCACGGTCGTGCTCGGCTCCCCCGTGCCCGGCTCCCACATCCTGTTCACCCTGCCCGAAGTCCCCCTGCCGCACTGGGCGCAGGGCATCAGGCTCGGCGGCCCGGTCAGCGCGGAGGCGCTGCTCTTCGCCGGGTACAACGGCCTCAAGCTCGCCGCGCTCCTCATCTGCGTGGGCGCCGCCAACGCGCTGGCCGCCCCGGCCCGGCTGCTCAAGTCGCTGCCCGGCGCCCTGTACGAGACGGGCGTGGCCGTGGTCGTCGCGCTCACCTTCGCGCCGCACCTCGTCGCCGACGTCCAGCGGCTGCGCGCCGCCCGCCGGCTGCGCGGCCGCCCGGACCGGGGCGTGCGCGGGCTGCTGCAGGTCGGCCTGCCGGTCCTGGAGGGCGCGCTGGAACGTTCCGTCGCCCTGGCCGCCGCGATGGACGCCCGCGGCTACGGCCGCACCGCCGACGTCCCCGCCCCGGTGCGCCGCACCACGACCGCGCTCACCCTCGGCGGGCTGCTCGGCGTGTGCGCGGGCACGTACGGACTGCTCACCGCCGAGGGCGGCACCTACGGGCTGCCGGTGCTGCTCGCCGGGGTCGCCGCCGCGCTCGCGGGCCTGCGCCTGGGCGGCCGCCGCGCCCCGCGCACCCGGTACCGGCCGGAGCCGTGGGGGGCGCACGCCTGGCTGGTCGCGGGCTCGGGTGCCGCCGTCGCCGCGCTGCTCACGCTCGCCTCGGTGCGCGATCCGGGCGCGCTGAACCCCGGGGTCGTGCCGCTGGCCGCCCCCACCCTGCCGCTGTGGCCGGCCGCCGCCGTCCTGCCGGCCCTGCTGCCCGCCTTCGTCGTACCCAAGGAAACCCCGGACCCCGAGGAGCCGTCGTGATCCGCTTCGAGGAGGTCGCCGTCTCGTACGAGGGCGCGGCCCGGCCGGCCGTGCGGGACGTGGACTTCGAGGTGCCCGAGGGGGAACTGGCGCTGCTGGTCGGTCCGTCCGGGGTCGGCAAGTCGACCGTGCTGGGCGCGGTCGGCGGGCTGGTCCCGCACTTCACCGGCGGCACCCTGCGCGGCCGGGTCACGGTGGCCGGCCGGGACACCCGGACCCACCGGCCGCGCGAACTCGCCGATGTGGTGGGCACGGTGGGCCAGGACCCGCTCGCGCACTTCGTGACGGACACGGTGGAGGAGGAACTCGCCTACGGCATGGAGTCGTTGGGGCTCGCCCCGGCGGTGATGCGGCGCCGGGTGGAGGAGACCCTCGACCTGCTGGGCCTGGCCGATCTGCGGGACCGTCCGATCGCCACGCTCTCCGGCGGGCAGCGCCAGCGGGTGGCGATCGGCTCGGTCCTCACGCCGCACCCGCGGGTGCTGGTGCTGGACGAGCCGACCTCGGCGCTCGACCCCGCGGCGGCGGAGGAGGTGCTGGCCGTCCTGCAGCGGCTGGTCCACGACCTCGGTACGACGGTGCTGATGGCCGAGCACCGGCTGGAGCGGGTGATCCAGTACGCCGACCGGGTCGTGCTGCTGCCCGCGCCCGGCGCGGCCCCGCTGCACGGCGACCCGGCCGAGCTGATGGCCGTCTCGCCGGTGTACCCGCCGGTGGTGGACCTGGGCCGGCTGGCCGGCTGGGCCCCGCTGCCGCTGACCGTACGGGACGCCCGGCGCCGGGCCGCCGGGCTGCGCGAGCGGCTGACCGGGAGCACCCCGCCGGCCGCCGCGGCCCCGTCTGCGGCGTCCGCCCCGGCCGCCTGCGCGTCGCCTGGGCCCCGCGCGTCCGTGCCGGCGCCCCGCCGCCGGCTGTTCCGGCGGCCCGCCGCGGGTCCCGCCGCCGCCCCGCAGGTCGCCGAGGTCCGCTCGCTGTCGGTGCGGCGGAGCCGGATCACCGCCCTGCGGGAGGTCGACCTGTCCGTGGCGCCCGGCGAGACGGTCGCGCTCATGGGCCGCAACGGCGCCGGGAAGTCCACGCTGCTCGGCTCGCTGGTCGGACTGGTCGAGCCGAGCGCGGGCACGGTCCACGTCGGCGGCGCCGTACCGCACCGCACCGCGCCGCCCGAGCTGGTGCGCCGGGTCGGACTCGTGCCGCAGGAGCCGCGCGACCTGCTCTACGCGGACACGGTGGCCGCCGAGTGCGCGGCCGCCGACCGGGACGCGGGAGCCGAGCCCGGCACCTGCCGTGCCCTGGTGTCCGGGCTGCTGCCGGACATCACCGACGACACCCATCCGCGTGACCTGTCGGAGGGGCAGCGCCTGGCGCTCGCGCTGGCGGTCGTCCTGGCCGCCCGGCCGCCCCTGCTGCTGCTCGACGAGCCGACGCGCGGTCTGGACTACGCGGCCAAGGCCCGCCTGGTCACGGTGTTGCGCGGTCTTGCCGCCGAGGGGCACGCGATCGTGCTGGCCACCCACGACGTGGAGCTGGCGGCCGAGATCGCGCACCGGGTGGTGCTGCTCGCCGACGGCGAGGTGATCGCGGACGGCCCGACGGCGGAGATCGTGGTCTCCTCGCCGTCCTTCGCCCCGCAGGTCACCAAGATCCTGGCCCCGCAGCGCTGGCTGACGGTGGCCGAGGTACGGGAGGCCCTGGCATGACGACCGCGCACACCCCGCGCCCGGACCGCACCGGCGAGGCGGGTGAGGTCCCCGGCGCCCGCGCCACCGACGGCACGCACGGCACCGGCACGGCACGCACGGGCCGGGCCCGCACGGGCCACGACGGTTCCCCCGGTCCGGCCCGCGCCGCCGTTCCCGTACGTGCCGTGCGTGCCGTACCCCTCGGCCCCCGCTCCCTGGCCGCGCTCGGGCTGGTCAGCGCGGTCGGCGTGGTGGCCTTCTGCTGGCCCTTCCTCGCTCCGCCCGGCTCGCGGATCGGCGCGCACGCCGAGGACGCCCCCTGGCTGTTCGCCGGTCTGCTGGTGCTGCTGGTCGCGGTCGTGGCGGCGACGATCTCCGAGTCCGGTCTCGGCCCGAAGGCCGTCGCGATGCTGGGGGTGCTGGCCGCGACCGGGGCGGCGCTGCGCCCGGTCGGCGCGGGCACCGCCGGGATCGAGCCCATGTTCTTCCTCATGGTGCTCAGCGGCCGGGTGCTCGGCCCCGGCTTCGGGTTCGTGCTCGGCTCGGTCACGATGTTCGCGTCCGCGCTGCTCACCGGCGGGGTCGGGCCGTGGATGCCGTTCCAGATGCTGGCCATGGGCTGGTTCACCATGGGCGCCGGACTGCTGCCCGGCCGGTCCGGGCTGCGCGGCCGCGGGGAACTGCTGCTGCTCGCGGGCTACGGCTTCGTCGCCGCCTTCGCCTACGGCACGGTCATGAACCTGGCCGGCTGGCCCTTCATGGGCGCCCTCACCTCGAACATCGCCTTCGACCCGCACGCGGCGGTCCCGGCCAACCTGGCCCGGTTCGCCGCGTACTGCCTGGCCACCTCCATGGGCTGGGACCTGGGCCGGGCGGTCTGCACGGTCCTGCTGACCGTGTTCGTCGGGCCGGCGCTGCTGCGCGCGCTGCGCCGGGCCACCCGGCGGGCCGCTTTCGAGACCGCGGTCACATTCGACGCACCCGCCCCGTGAGCGTCCGCCTGCGGACCGTGAGGCGGCCGGTGAAGCGCCCCACATGACGCAGGTCACCTACGATCCGGGGCCGTAGGGGTAAATGTCCGAAAAGCCCTTTCGGGCACCCCCTCTGACCTGGGTTTTGAGAGCCACGCCACACGGGCGGCCGGGGCCGCCGATCCGGCCACAACTAGTAAAAGGGGTCATTGCGGACACGCCTCGGGCCTGTTTGTCTGGACGACGTCGCCAGGCGCCACGAGCCCGAACGGGTCCGGGCGCCGACGTGTGCGGCCACCGCGTCAGGTGGTCCGGACGCGGGCGATCCCCCGTCCCCGAGCCAAGAGGTTCTCCGTGTCCGTCTCCTTCATCCGCCGCGTCGCTTCCCCGAAGAAGGCCCTCACCGCCGCCGCCCTGGCCGCCGCCACCGCAGGCATGGCGCTGACCGCGGCGCCCGCCCAGGCCGCGCCCTCCACGGCCTCCTCCGCCCAGGCGGTCGCGCACAAGATGATCCCGGACGCCGCGCAGTACAACGCGTTCAGCAAGATCGT
Above is a genomic segment from Streptomyces collinus Tu 365 containing:
- a CDS encoding ECF transporter S component, translated to MTTAHTPRPDRTGEAGEVPGARATDGTHGTGTARTGRARTGHDGSPGPARAAVPVRAVRAVPLGPRSLAALGLVSAVGVVAFCWPFLAPPGSRIGAHAEDAPWLFAGLLVLLVAVVAATISESGLGPKAVAMLGVLAATGAALRPVGAGTAGIEPMFFLMVLSGRVLGPGFGFVLGSVTMFASALLTGGVGPWMPFQMLAMGWFTMGAGLLPGRSGLRGRGELLLLAGYGFVAAFAYGTVMNLAGWPFMGALTSNIAFDPHAAVPANLARFAAYCLATSMGWDLGRAVCTVLLTVFVGPALLRALRRATRRAAFETAVTFDAPAP
- a CDS encoding prenyltransferase/squalene oxidase repeat-containing protein → MNVRRSAAALAALGVLAAAAPATAADSSPSASPKVTVPAGLYGRTDPTYDGVWRQSLALLAQRTVGYRPAASAVDWLTGQQCADGGFAAFRADTAKPCGGKTGAQPDTNSTAAAVQALQALGGHDTEIRKALVWLSSQQNKDGGWGYTPGSPSDTNSTGVVAGAFAGAGQDPAKLHLGSKNPYDLLAKWSLPCDGDAAGALPYQPDKKGKLTGNPDATAAAVLGALGKTLAAGAGKAPEQGYVCAGSGKPLTPAQVANNASAYLAGAMAGDPYLKSALPGAKDQPDYGNTADAVVALAADGWTRQAKKPYAWLEKNAAKWAEQSGPAAYAELVFAAHAMGDDPRHFGGTDLVRALNATGPAPKAGSAAHSEAKAAEDDSHTGVWWIVGVGLVAGVGIGFLLSGRKKKARS
- a CDS encoding SCO2322 family protein; protein product: MTTVRRAAALLAAVLVVVAGAAQAHAAGYRYWSFWERDGARWTYATQGPATARPDDGSVQGFRFAVSEDSADASRPRGAADFATICAGTPARPGHKRVALVLDFGTPADAPSGETPPARRTACARVSEDATAADALAAAAKPLRYDANALLCAIAGYPHKGCGEQVSAGKAPAAGAGTKSGSEANHESGSHGGPSLGLPIGAAVVALLAGAAVWQARRRGNA
- a CDS encoding ABC transporter ATP-binding protein — its product is MIRFEEVAVSYEGAARPAVRDVDFEVPEGELALLVGPSGVGKSTVLGAVGGLVPHFTGGTLRGRVTVAGRDTRTHRPRELADVVGTVGQDPLAHFVTDTVEEELAYGMESLGLAPAVMRRRVEETLDLLGLADLRDRPIATLSGGQRQRVAIGSVLTPHPRVLVLDEPTSALDPAAAEEVLAVLQRLVHDLGTTVLMAEHRLERVIQYADRVVLLPAPGAAPLHGDPAELMAVSPVYPPVVDLGRLAGWAPLPLTVRDARRRAAGLRERLTGSTPPAAAAPSAASAPAACASPGPRASVPAPRRRLFRRPAAGPAAAPQVAEVRSLSVRRSRITALREVDLSVAPGETVALMGRNGAGKSTLLGSLVGLVEPSAGTVHVGGAVPHRTAPPELVRRVGLVPQEPRDLLYADTVAAECAAADRDAGAEPGTCRALVSGLLPDITDDTHPRDLSEGQRLALALAVVLAARPPLLLLDEPTRGLDYAAKARLVTVLRGLAAEGHAIVLATHDVELAAEIAHRVVLLADGEVIADGPTAEIVVSSPSFAPQVTKILAPQRWLTVAEVREALA